The genomic interval ACATCTGGCTGCTCGGCCGTATCGACGACGTGATGAACGTCTCCGGCCACCGCCTGTCGACGGCCGAGATCGAGAGCGCGCTGGTCGAGCACGACGCCGTCGCCGAGGCCGCGGTCGTCGGTCGCACGGACCCCGACACCGGCCAGGCGATCTCGGCGTACGTCACGCTGCGCGGCGGCCGGGACGGCAGCGATGAGCTGGGCAGCGAGCTGCGGGAGCACGTCGCAGACCGCATCGGCAAGCTGGCCCGTCCGGCGGAGCTGATGTTCACCGACGACCTGCCCAAGACACGGTCCGGCAAGATCATGCGCCGGCTGCTCAAGGACATCGCCGAGGGCGACGAGGTCGGCGACGTCACGACGCTGGCAAACCCCGACATCGTCGACCAGATCAAGCAGGCCAAGGTCGACGCGACCACCCGACGCCCGGCCTGACGCCCGGCCCGGCCGGGCACCGACGGCCCCGTGCGCACGGGCGGGGCCGTCCACGCGCGCAACTCGGTCCCGGGCGCCGGTCAGCCGCGCTGGAGCCCGGTCGTCCCACCGGCGCATGCGGGCGCGTGCGGACCGGGAGGGCGCTGCCTACGATGCCGGTACCCATCGTCGAGAAAGGCACGAACCGTGGCCAGAGCGTTCAGCGGCATCAAGCCCACGGGAGCACCCCACATCGGGAACTACCTGGGTGCGTTCCGCCGCTGGGCCGAGCAGCAGCAGCCCGACGACCTGTACTGCGTGGTCGACCTGCACGCGATGACCTTGCCGTACGACCCCGCAGTGCTCGAGGACTGGACCCTCGACCTGGCCGCCTGGCTGTTCGCGGCGGGCCTCGACCCCGACGTGTGCACCGTCTTCGTGCAGTCGCACGTGCGCGAGCACGCGGAGCTCGCATGGATCCTGAACTGCGTGGCGACCATGGGCGAGCTCGGCCGCATGGTGCAGTACAAGGAGAAGTCGAAGGGACAGGACTCGGTGTCGGTGGGCCTGTTCGACTACCCAGTGCTGCAGGCCGCCGACATCCTTCTGTACCAGGCCGAGGAGGTACCCATCGGCGACGACCAGCGCCAGCACCTCGAGCTGGCGCGCGACATCGCCCAGCGCTTCAACCACCGCTACGGCGACACGTTCACGGTGCCCAGGCCGACGTTCCCGCCCGCCGGGGCACGGATCATGGATCTGCAGCTGGTCGACAGCAAGATGAGCAAGTCCGAGACATCGCCCCAGGGCACGGTCGACCTCGCCGACGATGAGGACGCGACGGCACGCAAGATCCTGCGCGCCGTCACCGACTCGGGGAGCGAGGTGCGCGCGGCACCGAACAAGCCGGGCATCACCAACCTGCTGGACCTGCTCGCCGCTGCGACCGGTGTCTCCGTCGGCGAGCTGGAGCAGCGCTACGAGGGCCAGCGGTACGGCACGTTCAAGCGCGAGGTCGCCGAGGCGGTCAACGGCGTGCTGCGGCCGGTGCGCACCCGGCACGCCGAGCTGATCGCTGATCGTGACGCGCTGACCGGCCTGCTGCACAAGGGCGCCGACCGTGCCCGCGGTATGGCCGAGACCACCATGCTGACGGTGCGGGAC from Euzebyales bacterium carries:
- the trpS gene encoding tryptophan--tRNA ligase encodes the protein MARAFSGIKPTGAPHIGNYLGAFRRWAEQQQPDDLYCVVDLHAMTLPYDPAVLEDWTLDLAAWLFAAGLDPDVCTVFVQSHVREHAELAWILNCVATMGELGRMVQYKEKSKGQDSVSVGLFDYPVLQAADILLYQAEEVPIGDDQRQHLELARDIAQRFNHRYGDTFTVPRPTFPPAGARIMDLQLVDSKMSKSETSPQGTVDLADDEDATARKILRAVTDSGSEVRAAPNKPGITNLLDLLAAATGVSVGELEQRYEGQRYGTFKREVAEAVNGVLRPVRTRHAELIADRDALTGLLHKGADRARGMAETTMLTVRDRVGLLP
- the prpE gene encoding propionyl-CoA synthetase (catalyzes the formation of propionyl-CoA using propionate as a substrate; PrpE from Ralstonia solanacearum can produce acetyl-, propionyl-, butyryl- and acrylyl-coenzyme A, and Salmonella enterica produces propionyl- and butyryl-coenzyme A; not expressed in Escherichia coli when grown on propionate/minimal media; ATP-dependent), producing IWLLGRIDDVMNVSGHRLSTAEIESALVEHDAVAEAAVVGRTDPDTGQAISAYVTLRGGRDGSDELGSELREHVADRIGKLARPAELMFTDDLPKTRSGKIMRRLLKDIAEGDEVGDVTTLANPDIVDQIKQAKVDATTRRPA